Below is a window of Desmonostoc muscorum LEGE 12446 DNA.
GGCAATTACTGGAATTATCTGAGACTTTACAACCCTGAGATTTCTAGCATCGTTGCAAAGTACTCGACTACACATCCAAAGCTGCCGACACAGTAAAGGAAGAGAGCAGGGGGGCAGGGGAGGCAGGGGAAGCAGGGGGAGAATAACTCTTAACTCCTAACTCCTCACTCCCCATACTCAATACTCGAAGACTTCCATTGAGATTAAGCCGTGTTCACTTTAAATTAACGTGACGTGAGTTTGACGGGTTGAACCGTAGGCCGAGTTATTGGTTGTCTGTGGGTACTGATTGCCAAGCAAGGCGATGTTTCCAGTGTGATGTGAAATTAACTTGAACCGCTTGCTTAAAGTCCTCCAAAGCTGCCGAAAAAGCTTTCTCTTTTAGTTTTGCTGCACCTTGGTTATTCAACTGTTTAGGGCATTGTGGATTCCATACATATTTTTGACAAGTTTGGTGGGCAATTTCTACATCACTGCCATTTTCAGGATTTTGAAAGACCGGATGATAATGTAACCTGTTGCAGCAAACTTGCAACCATTCTTGCCACCCACATTGCCACAAGCGGACTGTTCCATCAAGACTACCACTGACAATCAGTTTACCATCAGGGCTAAAAGCTGCGGAATTTACCCAATACTCATGTCCGCGCCAAGGTTGACCAATGGGGTTGCCGTTTCTATCCCACAAGCGCACTGTCGAATCATTGCTGGCACTGACAATCCACTGACCATCAGGGCTAAAGGCGACAGAATTAACTTCTTTTTCATGTCCGTGCCAAGGTTGACCAATGGGGTTGCCCTTTCTATCCCACAAGCGGATTGTCGAATCATTGCTGGCACTGATAATCCACTGACCATCGGGGCTAAAGGCGACAGAATTGACTTCTTTGTCATGTCCGTGCCAAGGTTGACCAATGGGGTTGCCCTTTCTATCCCACAAGCGGATTGTCGAATCATTGCTGGCACTGATAATCCACTGACCATCAGGGCTAAAGGCAACAGAATTGACCCAATTCTCATATTTGCGCTGCGATCGCCCGATGACCCGATCTTGTAGTATTTGATGTAGCTCCCACAAACGCACAGTGCGATCGCCACCACTGACAATCAGCTTGCCATCAGGGCTAAAGGCTAGGGAATTAACCTGTCCTTCATGTCCGCGCCAAGGTTGAGTTACGGGGTTGCCATTGATATTCCACAAGCGTATTGTGCGATCGCAGCCACCACTAATAATAAACTTGCCATCAGGGCTAAACGCTACACAATTTACATGTCCTTCATGCCCGTGCCAAGGTTGACCGATGGGATTACCTTGGATGTCCCACAACCGTACTGTAGAATCACTACTACCACTGACAATCAACTTGCGATCGGGGCTAAAGGCGGCGCAAATAATTTTCGCCTCATGTTTGTGCCAGGGTTGAGCGATGGTGTTACCTTGTAAATCCCACAAACACACCGTTCCGTCAAAACCAACACTGATAATGCCATCGCTATTTGGGCTAAAAGCGACGGAAATCACTCCTTCCTTATGTCCGCGCCAAGGTTGAGTAATGGCGTTACCTTGTAAATCCCACAAACACACTGTTCCGTCAAAACCAACACTGACAATGCGTACCCCAGAGGGGTTGGCGCAGCCATCGCTATTTGAGCTAAAGGCGACGGAAATAATTCCTTCCTCATGTCCCTGCCACGGTTGAGTAATGAGATTACCTTGTAGATCCCATAAACACAAAATTCCGTCAATACTGCCACTAACAAGAAACTTGCCATCAGGGTTAAAGGCTAGACAATTAACCTCTTGCTCGTGCCCTAACAAAAATTGAGCAGTAGGATTGCCAATGATATTCCACAAGCACACGGTAGAATCACTACTGCCACTGGCAATAAACTTGCCATCAGGACTAAAGGCTACACAATTAACCTCTTGCTCGTGTCCGCGCAAGCTATTTGCCTCTGTGGGTGTGTTCATTGCTTCCTTTAAGCTTCCCAAAACAGGAGCTAGAAGCTGGTTTGGGTATTTCTCTAGATTCTCACCCATTGTTTGAATTGCCAGCACCAAACCCTCTAGCGGTTGGACGGGAAGTAAATTCAAAACCCTAGCGGATTGTTCACGCAGTTTTAATTCAGTCAGTGCAAGGTTTAACTTTTGAATCTCTTGTTCCTGGCGATTGTGCCATCCAACACTAGCATTAATAAATCCATTAGCTTGTTCGCTTAAATAACCAAACGTTTGCTCTTTTAGTTCTTGATAAGTCTTTGTTTTCAGAACCCGGTTTGCAATATTTTCCCTTTCCCATAGCATATCTAAGGTGTATGCCAGAACTGGTAAATAATCATTTTGTTGATGGAAATCATGAATAATTTGCTTAACTAATCCTTGTTCAAATGTAACGCCATTTCTGGCAGCAGGTTCAGCGATCGCTAACTTTAATTCTCCGTCGCTCATTCTAGTGAGTACACGACTATAGCGATCGTGGATCTTCGCAAGTTGGGGATACTCACTAAATTTATCTAAAAAATCAGACCGCATTGTTAAAACAATTTTGATAGAGCTATCTTGCTGCTGGAACAGTTGAAAAAGACTAGCAAAAAATTTATCGCGTTCCGGCTTTTGAGTTTTCGTAAACAGTTCTTCAAATTGGTCAATAAAAATCAGAATACACTGATAATCTTGTTTGAGGAATGTGACAATTTTAATTAGAGTATTTTGTCTTCCTTCTCTAGCAATATCGGCTATTTGTGATTTTTTCCCATAAGTAGAAGCAAGACACTGATAAAGAGATTTAAAAGGATTTTCATCTGGGTGAAAACTTATATTCATTAATGAATTGTTATTGTTTCCCAAATAAGGAATTAAACCTGCCCGAATCAATGATGATTTGCCAGTGTTTGATGCTCCTAAAAGCAAGAGTACATTATCTTGTTTTAAGCGATCGCCCAGATTACCAATCCACTTCTCCCGACCAAAAAATTTGTCTTTATCTTTAATTTCAAAAGTTTTTAGTCCTAAGTAGGGAGAGTCTGTTTTAAGTAGACGACAATCAAAGTCCTCAGACTTACTGTCAGAAAAAAAGTTGTATTCAGAAATACCTTGGACATTAAACCCAATATTTATATCGCCTTCAGAACTGTTAACCATTTATATCTCCTTACTTTTGGACATCTCTGGCTAAATCTTTACCTCAGTTATAGTTCCTCGGCTAATCTTTGTAAGTAACTCAACAAAATTAATTACACATTCTCTTGTGAAGCTTTCCCTGTCACCGCCCTATAGGATCTACGGTGTACACACAAGTCGAATTACCCCCCTTAATCCCCCCGATGTATTGGGGAGAAACAAGAAATCCAGTTCCCTCACGCCACTTGCTTCTCCTGTCGGAGACGCTGCGCGAACAAGTCGGCAGAGCCGCCCAACGCAGTGGCTCCCCTTTATAAGGCTACCGTGTATACACAAGTCAGTAAGGGCATGGCACTGCCGTGCCCCTACGAGAAATCTATCTGTATCAAGGTTTTCGTGAAATGGTATTACGCATTGGTTGATTCAAAAACCACATCTTTCGTAGGGGCAGCTTTATTCAGCAAAATTACTTAAGTAATTTTCAAAAATATGTAGTAACTTTATCCTAAAACGCCGGAAATGACAAACGGGATGGAACTTTTTGATAACCTACACCTTGCTATGTTTAGCGGCAAAGGTGGAGTCGGAAAAACAACAATCTCTTGCACCTTTGCATGTCGTTGGGCGCAGAAATTTGCCAACGAGCAAATTCTTTTAATCTCAACCGATCCAGCTCACTCTCTTGGAGATGTCTTACAAGTTAGCGTTGATGACATTCCTCGTCCCATAGCAGAACTACCAAATCTACGAGTAAGGGCGTTAGATGCAAAGCGTCTGCTACAAGAGTTTAAAGAACGTTATGGTCAGGTGTTAGAACTGCTAGTGGAGCGCGGTAGTTTTGTTGAAGGAGAAGACTTGCTTCCAGTTTGGGATTTAAATTGGCCTGGACTGGACGAGTTGATGGGCTTGTTAGAAATCCAACGCCTTTTTAAGGAGCAGCAGGTAGATCGAGTAGTAGTAGATATGGCTCCTAGCGGTCATACTCTGAACTTGTTTGGATTGATGGATTTTTTAGACACTTTCCTCCACTCTCTTGAACTGTTTCAAGAAAAGCATCGGTATATTAGCAAGACCTTTGCTGGAAGTTACACACCCGATCGCGCTGACGAGTTTTTGCAAACCCTGAAAGCTGAACTGTCGCAAGGTCGTCGTCTGCTTCAAGATCCCATTCATACAGCTTGTTTGTTAGTTGCGATCGCCGAACCAATGAGTTGGTTAGAGTCAAAACGATTCCTAGAAGCCTTACAAACCATGCAGGTTCCTTGCGGAGGTTTGTTTGTTAACCAAGTCCTTGCCAGCGCGACTGACCCAGATCGTTACCAAGAACAACAACCGCTCATCAGCCAGTATACGGCTCTTGCTAACGGAAAGCCGATGTTTATTGTGCCACAGCAAGATGAGGAACCTTTGGGAATTGTAGCCCTCAGCCATCTGATCAACCAAATCCATATTCCTCAGCTTGAACCGCTATCTCCTGTTCATCCACTCCCAATTCAATGGCCTGAAAAAATTCCTCCTAGCTTTGGAGATTTTCTGACCGAAGGTCGTCGCCTGTTACTTATTGGCGGTAAGGGTGGAGTAGGCAAGACCACAGTAGCAGCTGCGATTGGTTGGGCTATGGCTCAACAACATCCCGATCGCAAAATTCGCATGGTTTCTATCGATCCAGCCCACTCCTTGGGTGATGCCTTTGGTCTGAGTTTAGGACATGAACCATATCAAATAACTACCAATCTTCGAGGTCAGGAAGTGGATGGCGATCGTATTGTCGATCAATTCAGAGCCGATTACCTATGGGAACTGGCGCAAATGATGAGTGGCGAAACCCAAACAAGCGAAGCTATCGAAATGGCCTATGCTCCTGTTGCCTGGCGCAAAATTGTCGATCAAGCTTTACCAGGGATTGATGAAATACTTTCCCTGTTAACAGTAATGGAATTGCTAGAGCAACAAGAAGAAGACTTGATTATTTTAGACACTGCTCCTACAGGTCATCTTCTGCGTTTTCTAGAAATGCCAACTGCACTAGCAGACTGGCTAGCTTGGATTTTCAAACTTTGGATCAAGTATCAGAATGTCCTTGGTCGTACAGAGTTTATGGGGCGTTTACGAACTTTGCGACAGCGCGTGGTCAAAGCCCAAAAAGTGCTAAAAGACCCACAACAAGTAGAGTTCATTGGGGTTACACTTAACCAGACTAGTGTACTTGCCGAACAACAACGCCTGTTCAAATCTCTGCAAGAAATAGGTGTAAGTCAGAATTACCTTGTTCTAAACCGCTTTACTTCTACAGCAACCATTAATTGCGATCGTGCGAACAGGGATGACAGCGAGACAAATTTTCCAGGTTTGACAATGGTTCGCTTACCAATGCTTCCTCGCTCAGTTCAGCCTTTAGAACGCATCAAAGCCGCCGCCGCCTGTTTATTTTAACGGCTAATTAGACTAAATACTTTCATACCCAAAGAGGAATTTATTATGCATCGCACTCCAACCCGCAGACAAATTCAAGCCAAACTTAGCACCATGCCTCCTCAACGTTCTCAAGCAACAGTTTACTTAAATGCTTACAAAATGATGTTAGAGAAGGAGCGTTTAGAGGAGGAACTAGAGAAACTCGAAGCACGCCGACATCAGATTCAGCAGCGTCTTGCTATTTTAAATAGTCAACCAATTGCTGAAGGAGACATGACCCATCAGCAAGCAAAGACTGACTTGGAGGACAATACACCAAAATTCAAAACCTTAACATTGGAATACTAGTAAGTCGGTACAAATAAAGTTAACTAGTAATGGTTGTTTTTAGTCATTAGTCAATAGTCTCTAATCCGAATAGCACTAAATTAACGGCAAATCCATTATCAGTAGGGTAGGTTAATCTACAATGCTTGCTCGAATATCTTTTAAAGTCATCATTAGCGTTAATGGTTCTATTGGTGATGCTTGAAACCCACGTTTTAAATAAAATTTTTTGGCTTCTTCATCTTTAGCGTGAACCAAAATACATCTAACACCAGCTATTTGAGAGACTGATAAAATCCGTTTAATAGCATCTTTTAATAAGCCAGACCCTATACCTTGTCCTTCCCATTTGGTATCTACAGCTAACCTACCAATAAGCATACACGGTATAGGGTCTGGTGCGTTCCGTTTAACTTTGCTAACAGCTGCTAAATGAGTTACAGAAGCTGTTGCTAAACAGTAATAGCCTATTACTTTATTTTCAACTGTTACTACAAATGTTCTGGCTGTATCCCCCTCATTTTTCAAAGCTCTCTCCTTCAGCCAGCTATTCAAGGCTTCTGATTTGGATTCAAACTCTGATACATCATGGTCTTTAGTAACAGGCTGAGGAGCATTGATCATTTTCGTTTGGTTTGTCATCAATCCCAAGGCGATTTAGCAGTTAATAGTTTACGAATTTCTTCATTTGCTTTAGGTGATGAGTCCAAAATAGCAAGGAATTCTTGATATTTTTCCTCATCTAATGCAAAGAAGGTTTTGTCACAGATGACTTTTTCAGCTTCTCTACAGGCTACTTCTAACATAAAGTCAGAACGGCTTTTACCAAGAATCGAAGCCGCATTGTCAATTAAATCCCGTTGTTGTTCTTGAACTCTAATATTAATTACTTGGTTACGACCAAGATTATCCATTTTAGAACGGGCAACCATTAAGTATCTTCCATGTTTATGTGTCATGTTAAGCATTACCGAAGTAAGGTTGCAGCTTACTTCGGTAATGCTTAATATCTAATATAGAATATTGTATATACAACGTCAACACATTTTATGTGTTAGTGAAAATGTCGGGAAATGACTCTTTTCCAGATGTTGCTGAATCTAGGAATGAAATTGTACGTATTGAAATTTAAAATTCCTTATCCTCTCTGCGTCTGGAGCGCGACGGATACTTTCTACCCTGCGGGTTCCGCGTTAGCGGTACAAGTCGGGAAACCCGCCCACAGAAGTATCCTCCTCTGCGTGAGAAAAACCATCCCACATTTATGCAACGCCCTATTCCTCCAACCCTGTTCCCTCCTTTTCTGCTTCCAGAATTGCTAATAAAAGAGCTTCTTCCTGAATTTCAAACTCTTCTTCAGGAATTTCTCCCATATCAAAAGCAAGTTGGAGTGCAAGAAGCTGCTTGCTGAGATTTTCTTTATCATCAATTTCAGTACTCGCATGTTCTAAAATTTTTTCCCCAAGCCACGTTACCCCCATTAATGGGCCAGTAATCGGTAATAGTAAGAAGCGCAGAACCATATTGCTTTACAGTTGTGTGGACTTCTTAAAGGTATCCTCTCAACACCGTAATCATGCTGATGACATAAATATTAAACATTACTAGTCTTGTGTTGATGCCAAAATGCGTTGGATTTGAGTCCAGTTAAGGCTGATTGACATCTGTATTTTATATTTGCAATGTAACAAAAAATACTTTTGTATGACACATTACTATTGAGGAGGTACTTAGAGTTTGACAACAGTATTAAATGCATCTCCCCAACGATTTGTCAATACACCTGCTGTTCAACGCGTCGCTCAACGTGCTTTGCGCTATCTACAGTCAGGTTTTTCAATACACTTACGTGGTGCAGCCGGAGTCGGAAAAACTACTCTGGCAATGCATCTAGCTGATTTGCTCAACCAGCCGATCATCCTCTTATTTGGAGATGATGAGTTTAAAACCTCAGACTTGATTGGTAATCAATTAGGTTATACCCGTAAAAAGGTTGTTGATAACTTCATCCACAGCGTTGTCAAAATTGAGGATGAACTCCGACAACATTGGGTTGATGCACGATTAACCCTAGCTTGTAAAGAAGGATTTACGCTGGTTTACGACGAATTCAATCGATCGCACCCGGAGGTAAATAACGTTTTACTCTCCGTACTTGAGGAGAGGTTGTTAGTATTACCAACAAACCAACATCGAGCCGAGTATATCCGGGTTCATCCTCAGTTTCGGGCAATCTTAACATCAAATCCTCAAGAGTATTGTGGAGTTCATGCAACTCAGGATGCTTTGATGGATCGTGTTATTACCATCGATATGCCTACACCTGATGAACTGAGTCAGCAGGAAATTGTAGTTCATAAAACAGGTATAGATTCTGAGAAAGCAGAAGTAATTGTCCGCTTAGTACGGACGTTTTGGAGTCGATCTGGCTCTGGACAGGGTGGTGGATTGCGTTCCTGTTTGATGATTGCCAAAATCTGCCACGAACACGAAATTTCCGTAAACCCTGGAGATCCTAGCTTCCAAGATATTTGTGCCGATATCCTGCTTTCTCGCACGAATCAACCTCTCATGGAAGCAACTCGGCTACTAGAAGAGGTTTTAAGTGAATTGTATCATCGTATAAATACTCAATCTCAGCCGTCAGAGATAATACCAAACAACCAAAATCAGATTGTATTGGAACAGCGAGTACCTTACGAGCATGAAGTCTACAGCTACCTGTGTAATTCTCCAGGAAGGCGTTTCTCTGAATTGGCAGTAGAACTAGGGATTGATCGCAGTCAAATCGTAGCTGCACTCAAGTCTCTCAGAGAGCAGGGAGTATTAGTCCAAATGCAGGGCAATGCCGAGTCGCCGAACATCTCACAAACAGTTGCTCTTGATTCTGGCCATTTAATAAACAAATGAGTACTAATACTAATCGGGGAGCTATCACCACATCAACTCAAGGTTCTACCTTGGCAGATATTCTAGAACGGGTTCTGGATAAAGGCATTGTTATAGCAGGAGACATTTCTATTTCCGTAGGCTCCACAGAATTGCTCAACATTCGGATTCGTTTGTTGATTTCTTCTGTTGATAAAGCCAAAGAGATTGGAATTAACTGGTGGGAGAGCGACCCCTATCTTAATAGTCAAACTCGCACCTTATTAGCAACTAATCAACAACTTCAAGAGCGTCTTGCCAGTCTAGAAACAGAACTGCGATCGCTCAAAGCACTCAATCCTATTAATCATCAGAATGCAGGCGATTAGCAAATCAAAAGGTTCCGATTCAGGTTTGGCGCCGTTGTTACTGACGGTTGTTGAACTGATACGCCAACTCATGGAAGCTCAGGTGATTCGGCGAATGGATGCTGGCAACCTCAGCGACTCTGAACTAGATCGAGCTGCCGAAAGCCTGCAAAAGCTTGAACAACAGGTTGTTCAGCTTTGCGAGATATTTGATGTTGACCCAGCCGAGCTAAATATTAACTTGGGTGAAATGGGAACTTTACTTCCCCAATCTGGAGGATACTACCCCGGTGAAATCTCTAGTCAACCCTCTATTCTAGAACTCCTCGATCGCCTATTAAATACGGGTGTTGTGGTTGAAGGTGACTTGGACTTAGGACTGGCTCAATTAAGCTTAGTTCATGCCAAGTTAAGATTAGTACTCACTTCTAAACCTTTGT
It encodes the following:
- a CDS encoding gas vesicle protein K; the protein is MQAISKSKGSDSGLAPLLLTVVELIRQLMEAQVIRRMDAGNLSDSELDRAAESLQKLEQQVVQLCEIFDVDPAELNINLGEMGTLLPQSGGYYPGEISSQPSILELLDRLLNTGVVVEGDLDLGLAQLSLVHAKLRLVLTSKPL
- a CDS encoding type II toxin-antitoxin system TacA family antitoxin is translated as MVARSKMDNLGRNQVINIRVQEQQRDLIDNAASILGKSRSDFMLEVACREAEKVICDKTFFALDEEKYQEFLAILDSSPKANEEIRKLLTAKSPWD
- a CDS encoding GNAT family N-acetyltransferase; protein product: MINAPQPVTKDHDVSEFESKSEALNSWLKERALKNEGDTARTFVVTVENKVIGYYCLATASVTHLAAVSKVKRNAPDPIPCMLIGRLAVDTKWEGQGIGSGLLKDAIKRILSVSQIAGVRCILVHAKDEEAKKFYLKRGFQASPIEPLTLMMTLKDIRASIVD
- the gvpN gene encoding gas vesicle protein GvpN; protein product: MTTVLNASPQRFVNTPAVQRVAQRALRYLQSGFSIHLRGAAGVGKTTLAMHLADLLNQPIILLFGDDEFKTSDLIGNQLGYTRKKVVDNFIHSVVKIEDELRQHWVDARLTLACKEGFTLVYDEFNRSHPEVNNVLLSVLEERLLVLPTNQHRAEYIRVHPQFRAILTSNPQEYCGVHATQDALMDRVITIDMPTPDELSQQEIVVHKTGIDSEKAEVIVRLVRTFWSRSGSGQGGGLRSCLMIAKICHEHEISVNPGDPSFQDICADILLSRTNQPLMEATRLLEEVLSELYHRINTQSQPSEIIPNNQNQIVLEQRVPYEHEVYSYLCNSPGRRFSELAVELGIDRSQIVAALKSLREQGVLVQMQGNAESPNISQTVALDSGHLINK
- a CDS encoding WD40 repeat domain-containing protein, producing the protein MVNSSEGDINIGFNVQGISEYNFFSDSKSEDFDCRLLKTDSPYLGLKTFEIKDKDKFFGREKWIGNLGDRLKQDNVLLLLGASNTGKSSLIRAGLIPYLGNNNNSLMNISFHPDENPFKSLYQCLASTYGKKSQIADIAREGRQNTLIKIVTFLKQDYQCILIFIDQFEELFTKTQKPERDKFFASLFQLFQQQDSSIKIVLTMRSDFLDKFSEYPQLAKIHDRYSRVLTRMSDGELKLAIAEPAARNGVTFEQGLVKQIIHDFHQQNDYLPVLAYTLDMLWERENIANRVLKTKTYQELKEQTFGYLSEQANGFINASVGWHNRQEQEIQKLNLALTELKLREQSARVLNLLPVQPLEGLVLAIQTMGENLEKYPNQLLAPVLGSLKEAMNTPTEANSLRGHEQEVNCVAFSPDGKFIASGSSDSTVCLWNIIGNPTAQFLLGHEQEVNCLAFNPDGKFLVSGSIDGILCLWDLQGNLITQPWQGHEEGIISVAFSSNSDGCANPSGVRIVSVGFDGTVCLWDLQGNAITQPWRGHKEGVISVAFSPNSDGIISVGFDGTVCLWDLQGNTIAQPWHKHEAKIICAAFSPDRKLIVSGSSDSTVRLWDIQGNPIGQPWHGHEGHVNCVAFSPDGKFIISGGCDRTIRLWNINGNPVTQPWRGHEGQVNSLAFSPDGKLIVSGGDRTVRLWELHQILQDRVIGRSQRKYENWVNSVAFSPDGQWIISASNDSTIRLWDRKGNPIGQPWHGHDKEVNSVAFSPDGQWIISASNDSTIRLWDRKGNPIGQPWHGHEKEVNSVAFSPDGQWIVSASNDSTVRLWDRNGNPIGQPWRGHEYWVNSAAFSPDGKLIVSGSLDGTVRLWQCGWQEWLQVCCNRLHYHPVFQNPENGSDVEIAHQTCQKYVWNPQCPKQLNNQGAAKLKEKAFSAALEDFKQAVQVNFTSHWKHRLAWQSVPTDNQ
- a CDS encoding gas vesicle protein, with product MSTNTNRGAITTSTQGSTLADILERVLDKGIVIAGDISISVGSTELLNIRIRLLISSVDKAKEIGINWWESDPYLNSQTRTLLATNQQLQERLASLETELRSLKALNPINHQNAGD
- a CDS encoding gas vesicle protein GvpG, giving the protein MVLRFLLLPITGPLMGVTWLGEKILEHASTEIDDKENLSKQLLALQLAFDMGEIPEEEFEIQEEALLLAILEAEKEGTGLEE
- a CDS encoding ArsA family ATPase, translating into MTNGMELFDNLHLAMFSGKGGVGKTTISCTFACRWAQKFANEQILLISTDPAHSLGDVLQVSVDDIPRPIAELPNLRVRALDAKRLLQEFKERYGQVLELLVERGSFVEGEDLLPVWDLNWPGLDELMGLLEIQRLFKEQQVDRVVVDMAPSGHTLNLFGLMDFLDTFLHSLELFQEKHRYISKTFAGSYTPDRADEFLQTLKAELSQGRRLLQDPIHTACLLVAIAEPMSWLESKRFLEALQTMQVPCGGLFVNQVLASATDPDRYQEQQPLISQYTALANGKPMFIVPQQDEEPLGIVALSHLINQIHIPQLEPLSPVHPLPIQWPEKIPPSFGDFLTEGRRLLLIGGKGGVGKTTVAAAIGWAMAQQHPDRKIRMVSIDPAHSLGDAFGLSLGHEPYQITTNLRGQEVDGDRIVDQFRADYLWELAQMMSGETQTSEAIEMAYAPVAWRKIVDQALPGIDEILSLLTVMELLEQQEEDLIILDTAPTGHLLRFLEMPTALADWLAWIFKLWIKYQNVLGRTEFMGRLRTLRQRVVKAQKVLKDPQQVEFIGVTLNQTSVLAEQQRLFKSLQEIGVSQNYLVLNRFTSTATINCDRANRDDSETNFPGLTMVRLPMLPRSVQPLERIKAAAACLF